aaaatatttatctattaccaaaaatctttaaaatgtaatacaatattttctacaagttatattattcttacaaaacttataaaatattgaaaataaggtaattctaattttttttaaccgttAGAAGTGTATTTTGATAAACTGtgaaaatctcaaaaatgtaCATTCTATTTCATGAGATtctctttatttaatatttgaaaaaataataaacaatttctcaaaaattgtttttagtagtcatgttgtttaatttcaatttataaaattaaaacatacaaaaaatatttaaaattttgaaaaacattttacatgcattatatcaaatatgaattatatttgttttatagtttatatttatggttttataaaataacaaaaataaacacatatataaatgtgtagtGTGTTATGGATGTATCtgcttatttatactttatagattaatctattattataatattaattattaatgttgtaaattctgagcggagcaacaaatgtattgatttagattttattataatgtgtgtgtgcattgtattttttgtatctatTCCCAAGTTTTGGAAcagtaaaaatgcttcaatatttaactttgaaaGTGAAAGTTGAAAGTTAGCAAATTAAATCTAGTTAgttctaaaataaacaagtaatTGTACTATGTTGACttgaaaaatttcataaaatatttatattatctattatctattatattgaaGAGATTAAGTTCTTtttgagaaattaaaaaagaaactgAACATAAAcagcaataaatatttaaatgtaaaataattatttttgttattttcaaaaaaaatacttctataaatatagtaaaatccCGTTATAACAAACTTCAGgagactgatttttttttgttgttataacGGAAATTTTGTTGCAacgaaaatttgaataaattctttataaaCCTTGCTTTTCGACAGTGGACTTCTATGACTTTCATTATAACTCGATTTTTCGTTATAATGAGAATttagtgtatttataaaaaaaatcatggttttgtcaaaaatatgaaaatttaatacaaagatccatataaaatatttatagcaatttaaatatatatatatatatatataattttaaatattcaaagttaaaatgttgactATGTTAAGCATGAACGTAGGTAAAAGGGGGTTTTAGGGTGTCAAACACCCcccgaaattaaataaaacaattgtattatttaatacatacaaataaattattcataattttataatattaatatagatttagaCAAAAACcttctttgaaaatatttcctaCCTACGCTCATGATGTTGGGTATAAGGTATTGAAATTCCATactgattttagttattttgttgtaatttaaaaaatataacttataggagacttaaaaatttttgccgttccatattttattatttgtgataaactttaatattttcaaaatattaagtttaattttaaagtatttatatcgTCCCAACAGTTCTAAGGTCTATATTGactgaaaaatgttataaaagatatttagtaatgttatataaataagcttataagtattattatttagtaaaatatttgatttatttttacgaagcATAGTTCAATCTATAGTAGGTATtactagtaaaaaataaattataaatataatataataaaatatcttttgaaATATAGGCTGCCCATCTCTGCTcagaatctttttttttttttgtacctattCAATGATTAaccattgaatttaaatataccacATCTATTGCAGTAATCTACTCAATAAAAAGGAAAACATgacacctattatataaaagagtGACTTCCCTGgggttttttcttaatatattgaatactaTCTTCAGttttacataactatttatagaatagtcgggacttaataatatattaaacacatttgtAAGAACACTGgctcattattaattataatattattttgtctacagttataatatattatttataaaaactaaaggtTTGTTTTCACTATATtgtgttgaatataatattcaacctgtatgtaatgattattacttacataacattaaacataCTGAACACAACACAACATAGTGAAAATCtgcctaaaaaaaatatggtactTAAGTGTACTGtgtccatcttaaaaatatacaacatagcAATTTTGCATTTACCAAAATCCATTTTGTGTTATACCTAGCTGTAATATAAGAGTTTTTTTCCTGTTAATGTATAGTTggcctattatcaaattcaaaggttaaaatattatctgtattaacttatatgttttttttttaatattttgtaaaatattaaaatttaaaaatgcttataattatctataaaattaaagtagcaaaaatatgcaaactttattaatgataaaacacaatttatattttttaatttaacaatagacAAATTTATCTATAACATGAaaccaaaatacaaaatggaTGCCTCTGAACacaaatttgttatgttttagACAAACAAACAAGATAGACAACACATGTGGATTGTGgttattaggtatacttaatggtaaagtttaaacataatatgacctattaacagtttttatgtataatatatatctacattaaaaatgcatttagtattatacatcattgttatttatcacattattctttataatacatttttataatttaaaaatcctcAAATAAAGATCTTCTAAATAATGGATTATTGATTTGTCCTCTGTGTATTTGTGTTTTCCTCTGATATAGATAtttgtactttaataatattgaatacaaaacaaaGACAATTGTTTATTAGGATTATTCTCATTTTGATAAGTTTTTCTGCaggtgtataatttttattttatgaatttccctagtgactttttattaatttttcataacaatGTCAtacttttatgataattagtaaataacacaattcatttttattgtcgATTTGTTAGTTATACACTATCTTAGATTTCACACGTTTATCTGTATCAAAATCAttactttaaatgtaaaatgtattaatttattagttgtcattataaataagcatttataaactaaattgtaACACTTTGTGTTGTTCAAATATCtactaaaattttgaaaatttgccaaaatattgaaagttttaaatttcaatattcttATGACCCATTTTTTAgttccaaataaaaataaatataatgtaatgaaaCATCTACATGTTAATTTTAGAACcataaaaccatttttcatGTTAGAAATGTTATACCaaacttaaatgtataatgacttatgaataaaaaaactattttaaaattaaagcagTGCAAAATTTGAgtaattctttaatatttatatttatattaatatctttttatagtttatatttaataatattaattagaacacaatattttaaaaacttaattcaaatttaattatgttaagcTTTGGATAGAAAAGTATTATAGCATAAGCTATATCTACAtgaataaaaagaatatagtGTTCActatacactataaaataattgagttaaCATTTTGAtcaagtaaaattttttttaaatatttttaattaaataaaaatcattattcttaaaatattctaatcagTTATCACTGTAatcagtatttaatattattttttaatcagttcgtttttttttaatattagacaaatataattataaataagtggtTTTACGAGTTATTGAGAGATTTAGGAATTATAATAgtgatttactttttttttttttgtacgtaatattaaattatgacttggGAATGTTACTTTTTTACTCTCTTTAAACAATAGATTAGTAGATACTATTATACGTCATTATTACTatctagtttaataatttgtcaGGCTAAAAAAGAAGAGCATGTAACTGTTACGGCTACGATTACTCCATTGCCCCGAAATATTCCGTCTGATATGCCAGATAGCTGTTTGGAACGAAGGCCGTCTTGGAGACTTAGGGTCGAAAACGGCAGCAAGGTTTGTTGACATTTCCGTGTGTTAAGGAATTTATGGTCCCGTTTGAATTATGTGAGTTTTGTGATGATTTGAAATGTTCTagagttgttattattttttgctatGTCTAACAACGTGATTTGCACTGTGTTTATGTGTttctgttataaatttaattttattaggtatttttaattacatgtgTTCATATGACTGTATtgatttttacagtttttgcTTGAAGATGCTCGATCTAATGAAGCTGTTCCAAAACCTCCAATAAAGTCACACATTCCGTCAGCTCCTGATGCTAGTGCAGACACAACTGTTACGTTACCATTAAGGCGTCCTTCACCTAAAGAAATTGACGataaaggtaatttttttaagtttacacGACTTTTAATAGACGTCATTGgtgtatcgtatatatataaatattgaatgtaaatTCTGGCCAATATCCAACTCGTCATTATCTTAGTTTTCTAGCTTTGTAGCTACTTAATTTAGTACACATTAAgtgtaaataatgaataatttattaaatgtttattgagTTTATAGTCACATGCTCAAATTCCATTTTTACttgtagaattttattttaatttcattgattttaatatagttatttgatgtttttctttttatacagATCAAGATAAAGAAAATGAATTCCGCAATCATCAAGCCACTCAAGCAGTTATACAAAGAAGGAAGAGGCCAAAACGAAGATCTACCGGAGTAGTTCACGTTGATTTGGATGAAATTGATCCAGACAGACAAGACACCTCTTCTTGTGGCGGTACCGATGATAGTATCGGAGaggtaaaatttttataaatttgtatacctattgaCGCTATAGGATAATAATTcggtcattatattattgctgtCATAACAGCAGTCATCTATGTAGAACAAGTTtaatgaagtaaaaaaaaaaattattataatagttaaaaattggggtttttccaattattgtttttggatGTACGGTGAAAAGTTTGACTAATGAGTTATGTGTCGTTTGATATTTTTGGCAACTTTTAGTTTTCCttcaatcatttatttagAACGGCTACAATAAGTCAGTCCTATGTCAAATAACGCCTTCTCTATTGCATACATATGTATGCAATTCTATTTTCGATTCAGCTAATGTTCTCCGTagtaaaattctatttttattttaaacttggcTTCCGTCAAATCAAACCCGTATTAaacgaattaaaaacaatacatacgcgatttctaaaataaaagtttttattattaccccGAACACCTCTTTGTCGTCCATTGGCCACAGGGGCCCTTCTCCTCTCCCACTCGAAAGTTTGGTATCGTACATCGTAAACGTCCACAAcaataatcgtataataatttgccGCGTACTATACGTCGTAGCTAAGGGCACGTTTTTTAAATCGGGCCTTTTCATTAGACCGAAAATAGATCATGGTCACTATATGTACGTCAGCCTCGGCTCCACGCGACACGTCGTTTATTTGCTCTGCGCTAGTGTTCGCCGTGGTGCAGTGATTTCAGACTTTAGTACTTCGCCGCACGTTGTCCGCCGGTGAACAAATCCCACGCAACCGTGTCTTACCTTACAGATCCGCCATGAGCTCTTATACCAACAATATCCGGAAGCCCCGACCGTCATCCTCGTCATCATCCTCTTCGTCTTACGCCAGGCCTAGGAGTGTTTATAGTTCTCCGTCCCGGAACAGCGCCATGTACTCGTCCTTAGGCCTGTCCGCGCCCTATCTCGGCACGTCGTCCTACTCGTCCACCATTCCTTCATATTCCACGTCCACTTATGGCGGCACCGCTTCCGGGTACGGTGGCCTAACTATAACCCCGTCATCGTCGTCTCCCAGTTTTTCATCGTATTCCGGCCGGACCGCGTCCCCGTCGTCGTCGCTACACTCGCACGCCTCCTCGTCTTCCCGCAATTCACACGTCTCGTCATCGTCTCGACACCCTCATGCCTCCCTTAAACGAAACTACTACCAAAGTCCGCTGTCTAGATTTGACTCGTCCACATCGTTGGCGTCTAGTAAGAGTTACGGATCCGAGGGATACGCGGTAAGCGAGAGCTAAACGCGCaggacaataatatagtagaatGTGTTTGTGTGGTTTTTAAGATGGTTTGTGTATtactgattaaatataataataattaaattaaaagaaaaatccaTTTTATCACTTCCACCAAGCACAGAAAAAAAGCCGACaccattatactttattatattacgagtGATTTACTGATCTACTTATCAGTTTTACGCGTGAATGTATGATCTATTTAGTCAATCCATAACCAGTGCAAGATTACCGAGAAATAATAGCATACATTTAGGTCCCATCATACTATCATATCCACAGGTATTGCTTACTAACAATATTGACTCTAATTTGGTAGCTTAGAGCATAGTACAGCTAGGGTcctaatattgattttttatggaTTGCAATAGTCTTaaagtaaacataatttttataattattactatagctAAACCATGTTTTATTAgacataaactataattttctaattataaatttacataagtaATCCTACTAACCTGGTTCCCTGATTAGGTACctgtatcttaaaataaataaataaaaggcaaataaattaaaaacaagacATATAAGACGTAAATCTAaactattgtatacaaatataattaaaatattaaattaattttttgtttaattacgtatgtcttaaattaaaagcttggttaaataaaattttggacatttatttaaatgaaattagataaattagatttaattaattataattaatctaaatttttaattaggactaaaatcatatacaatattcaaaGTTGGTTGTTTTttgtctaataaataaataaataaacataaaataagatcactagaaaaaaatagtgttttgaataacaagttaaatattaactttgacataatacaaattgtaataattatttaatattaaaaatgtaaatataggtGTTATGTGAATAAAGTACTTATTCATAGCAATTAGTGTAAAATAGTCATAGGCATTTTCATAGTTATGAAACCATTGtggtacttaattaaattaaaaatcaaacaaatcaAGACATCCGATTTCgttacctactattattaattataatatcactataAATAACTGATTgtagaaaacatttaaaaacatgaaaattacGTTATTGCACATACATCAGCAAAATATCGTTagctaattatttaacttatgtgaattgtaatttttccattttatcGATATTGGTAAACGACTTTAgtaattattctttaaaaaaattgaattttaatctcCACGATGATGATGcgtgtcaatattttttatataatatcattatttattcaatagaaATATTGAAGATTGTTTCCCTCTCTCCGTAGAAAAATTTCTGTAAGCGCTTGTAATTCTCGCCCTTTTAAGAAATCCCAAAAACTCCATTAATCGGTGGTCATGTGTCATCGTTATTAGCGATTTATGCAACGTATATTAATTTCACTGTTGTTACTCGTTTCTTATTGGTTTCAGAGTGGCGGGGATACTAAGTCTAGTCCATCGTCGCGGCTCGGTTCAATATCGTCATTACAAGACAGTAAACCCAGTAGCGCTGCAAATTCTCCCGGTTCGTGCTCCGAGAACGGCGAAATCGATTACAAAGCTGTGAGTATTCATCACGTTTACACAATTCCTGTTTGTTCATTATTCCGTTTCGATTTAGTTGTATGAAGAAGTAGTTGTTGATAACGAACGATTGAGGCGACAGTTACAGAAGACTGAAGAAGACCTACTAGAAGCCAAGATTACTATAGAAAAACAGTCGACCAATGTaagaaacataattatttaccacTGCAAATGAATTTCAGctgtgattaattttatattgattgaatGTTTCAGGCAGGAAAAAGCACGACATTATCGGAAACGGAAAAACGTGAAAGGCGGGCTATGGAGAGAAAACTATCCGAGATGGAAGAGGAACTCAaagtaattatgtattttaatttttgggccatgaagaaaattaaaacaaaataaaatgtctagcCCTgtctataagtaaaaatagacTTATTATCCATGTTGCTATTTgtgttagaaaatatttagagCTTATACTTGAGTTTATGTTATCTAGCAATTGCAAAAGTTGAAAGCAGAAAATGAACGGCTCCGAACTGAGAACAGAGCCCTTACCAGAGTCGTTTCTAAACTTACTCATACCTGATAATGCGAacacttcatttttttaattttatgtatgtagATAAAGTGCGACATTGAATTGTCATGATTGTGTGCTGTTTTTATGCTCAGTGTGTTTGTAAATTCCCATTCCAATTGgtctactaataaattaattttcattttatcaaaagtgtataaaacttgtttgaGCTTTTCAATgatcataatttatcaatcTCAATGGTATAATTAACACTAATACACTACCCACTTGTCTAGCTTATACTACCAACCAATTTTTTGGtatgaattttgttatttggtaTTTGAATTgacttatcaaaatatttaaaggcaagttatgaacatttatatGACTCATATAGGTAGCTcacttgaataaaattaatttgtcaatAAATGCTTATGAAATGCTCTGGATAATATTCTTAGTCTAATAGGTCAATTTACCAAATTATTGAAACTAGAATCACAAAATTGATTCTTacataaatttactctaatgtACGTTAGTGTATTACTGAGACAACATGTGCGGACATAATTTTGTCTTCatattaacttattagttataatctaaatgaatttcattttttaaattgtttctaaaatgatattgtaatagtaaacataatatagttattttcaaaacattatttgtttaatatcatttttgttttcatattattttttttagattttaatttttagcttATTATGATTTGTTCTCACATTGAaaccttattttaaaataaatatgcctAATCAGTTAAATGCTTAGCTGTAAGAAATGCGAAATTTGCattaattgatatatacaaaatactatataatatactataaacttaGCTTGATTATTGCTAAACCTAacaatgtttatgttttactGTGGAAAgcttattttgattttctttaaatattcaaaatttgtttatggttttttttatgattaatgttGTTCATTTTTACAGCAAATGGAACAGTTACGCCAAGAAAATCAGAGGTTAAAAGATGAGAATGGTGCTTTGATTCGAGTAATAAGTAAACTTTCAAAATagtgatacattttttcttagactaaataatttaaatattaaatacctacaaaaataactgcttttattcatatcataaacatatatatatatatatatataattagcattcagtattaattcattttgtcTAGaagctatttttataataaattcgtacttatatattattgtaatttgtatcatacttgttttttttttttttttttttttttattattcgctACCCAACAGAtctgatatatattttgtatttattacgatatatacaatgataaaataaaaatagtgatCTTGTAAACAACTAACccaaatttcattaatttttattacctagattaaaaaaaatgtattattattttttttttttaaattatatgaatacaaattaattaatattttaatgtatatactacataCCATTTTTCCTcgtgtatactattttatataattatgtattttgttgttCTGTTGTATGCGGATGTTTATTTTGGtatacaatgaaaattaaaaaaaaataattgaccgcatttaaaaatgtttaaatatatattttgtttttattctgttatatacctgtttattttttccattacTCATGTAtataatccataaaaatacaaatatcagTGTTGTAAGGTATCagattggaaaaaaataaatatattattgcagtAGAATCTCAATAATCCGACATATCTGACCAGAGTACtgttatactgttattaataGAGGTTAATAATTtgagtatagtttttttttttaatatgcccATTTGTCAACTTCTGTTGATATTATATGGTCGTGATGTAGTAAGATCAATTTTCCAATATtgtcttttaaatatgtttaacataTTGACAAACAGTTATGAATAAGTTCTGCTATAGCAGTATTGTTGATCAGTAATAACTCTACATCACACTTTTGAATACTGCAATACTCAAAAACCCATTGAAAAGATACTACTACTATTGTAGTGgtattttcaatgatattagaatataataaaccaaGATGTACTGTCTCTAAACAGCATAAGACAACAATTGGacactgaaaaaataaaataaagcagatataatttttcttaaaataatcatgttataatacatgtttaattTCCAAAAGTTAGAAATaactacattatttttcttaatagttatatttagacCGTAAGTTATATCCATGGAATTATatcgttgataataataaatgtgtttatcagtattataacttataaactataagtataaatgttttgcaaatttcACCTAGAGTTGCAAAaactgaattatttaaatcaaaaagagAAAAATTGCAAATCAGTACTAAAAAACAGCCACTATCAAGAACCTATCTCAGTACTCAAAAACATTCTAAGAAACAAGtgtgcattttaaaaattataagataatttatcaaaaataaaaggtaACAAACACATTTGCAGTGTAAAACATGCGTTGTACTCTATGCaggtaaatgttttgaaaatcagCATAGGATCattaattacatacataaGATTTCTGTTATTTGATATAtcacagtttttattattttctataatatttggtGTAAGTTaaggaaatttattttatttatattttattactcctATAACGGTACTATAATACTTTTGTCATATGTACATGATATATTTCATGTAATGGGACACTACTGCTATAGCAGCACTaaaacattgatttatttaaatgtatttattattaataaacctcACTATTCGTCAATGTGTTAAGGACCTTCACCTACCAATCACATTGATTgaactatgaataataattttgatcctTATCTTGGACTGAGAACAAATATTTGAACGatagtgttttaataattatgtactacATTTATcctacaacttaaaatataaatactttaatcagtgatttataaaatcaacttaaaataaataaatcattaataagcaattaaactaatataaaaatataatttttttaaaaagttaaaaatatcacgAACAAAACTGtttctcaaaaaaattataaatatataataataaacatgaaatttggtatctttaaaccatatttaaaaAGGTGAAAAGTAATGAATTAACTACTACAACACCAACGTGACGATTCTTTAGATGACACATCATCTTcatcatcaattattattgttcttcTTCTTGTGCTTCCTGACCGATTTAATGTGACTAAATTATCAGCAATTTGTTTATCAGCCTTTTCAATCATCATACGACAcagacttaaaaatatttcttcaaTGCCTGAATTCATTTTGGCTGACGTATGAAAATGTACAGCACCCACTGAACTAGCGTAgctaaaaattacataatttaaattaatttcttttatcaagtttttaaaatgttcataattattacttttctgCGTCTTCTACTGAAACTGTACGATCTTTTtctaaatcaattttgtttccAGCAATAACAAGGCAAATTTCACTTCCCAACatcttttttaattctttaatccaattttttacctaaaaaccatatacactagtttaaataatgcattagcagttaataatatataattattacatgaaaatatatttacacctatagttttttatttctgtaaatatatattgtaatgaaattattttttcataatatgcaaagtaatatttataatttataattattaatttaaaagtacaaatgtataaatcatgattttatttcactggtttaaatttcaaattatgagtttttttttttttaatatgtgatCATTTAACAGTaaagcaatttaaatttaaaatctaatgaaactacaatattatacaacagcaGACAGATAGGTTCCCTACCtactatttatagtatatttcataatcacaaatagtaaattttgtgctatattaaattaataataaatatgaagatattaaaaatgtacctatgatttaaaataaataaaacaataacaaggTGTaagaagttaaatattatatgtattgtaatacTGTCAAGGTTAGATtactgaatttatttttatttgtttcctGAATTGATGGTTGttagtattgttattta
This sequence is a window from Rhopalosiphum maidis isolate BTI-1 chromosome 1, ASM367621v3, whole genome shotgun sequence. Protein-coding genes within it:
- the LOC113549978 gene encoding ras-related protein Rab-21 — protein: MMDESADGLSSTSSRTTAQSFKVVLLGEGCVGKTSLVLRYTEDKFNDKHVSTLQASFVKKKLNLNGRRINLSIWDTAGQERFHALGPIYYRMSNGAILVYDITDEDSFQKVKNWIKELKKMLGSEICLVIAGNKIDLEKDRTVSVEDAENYASSVGAVHFHTSAKMNSGIEEIFLSLCRMMIEKADKQIADNLVTLNRSGSTRRRTIIIDDEDDVSSKESSRWCCSS